In Sphingobacterium zeae, one genomic interval encodes:
- a CDS encoding polysaccharide biosynthesis protein — protein MSNLWREGLSVNKPRWVILLIDMIIVVVSFLASYVLIFKHRGGVEPDALRIQLILVSTIYLICFILLGTFKGVIHKTGLRELQRMVFAIGLGYFSSVLVCKLLEWTQPSFLHEAFPFSDTQLLFHALIAGFGMTFSRVLYRALYHELMWGGKDNRIPVILFGAGNMGNTTFHFIHTTSRTKYRIVAIMDDNPHRIGNRIQGFRIHDINKLDKEFVNRHGNAAELIVAIDNRSPERLNNVFKLAEPIPLIVKIIPDTARLLAGEVATRQIRSLRIEDLLGRKAIDLNNPSIAAEMKDQIVLVTGGAGSIGGELVRQLAHTDLKQLIVVDQAESSLYDIQQELNASANFDRCLFMVGNVRDALFMETLFQVYGPTYVFHAAAYKHVPLMEANPYESILTNVWGSYNVAQLADKYGVSKFVMVSTDKAVNPTNVMGATKRVAEIAISTVNSNSKTNFIVTRFGNVLGSNGSVIPLFEKQMLKGGPLTITDPNITRYFMTIPEACQLVQEAAVMGKGGEIFVFDMGEPVKIIDLAKQMIRLKGYNYPEDIDIKFVGLRPGEKIFEELLANGENTEKTYHEKIMIAKVNTPDLDVQKARIEQLCALAKTADPNTDKMKLVQLVKDIVPEYRSQNSVFETLDK, from the coding sequence ATGAGTAATTTATGGAGGGAGGGCTTGTCCGTTAACAAGCCACGTTGGGTTATTCTTTTAATAGATATGATCATAGTAGTGGTGTCCTTTCTTGCCAGCTATGTGCTCATCTTTAAACACAGGGGCGGCGTTGAGCCGGATGCGTTGCGCATACAACTTATTTTGGTCTCCACCATTTATCTGATCTGCTTTATTTTACTGGGAACATTTAAGGGGGTTATACATAAAACCGGTCTCCGCGAATTACAACGGATGGTGTTTGCAATTGGACTGGGCTATTTTTCTTCGGTCCTTGTATGTAAGCTACTGGAATGGACGCAGCCTTCTTTCTTGCATGAAGCCTTTCCTTTCTCTGATACCCAGCTGCTTTTTCATGCGCTGATAGCGGGATTTGGAATGACGTTTAGCCGCGTGCTTTACCGGGCATTGTACCATGAGCTAATGTGGGGAGGTAAAGATAATCGTATTCCCGTGATCCTTTTTGGCGCCGGAAATATGGGGAATACCACCTTTCACTTTATCCATACAACATCGCGCACCAAATACCGCATTGTGGCCATTATGGACGATAATCCGCATCGTATCGGCAACCGTATTCAAGGGTTTAGAATCCACGATATCAATAAATTGGATAAAGAGTTCGTCAATCGCCATGGCAATGCTGCTGAACTGATTGTTGCTATCGACAATCGGTCGCCCGAACGCTTGAATAACGTTTTTAAGCTAGCAGAACCGATTCCATTAATTGTCAAAATTATTCCGGATACGGCACGTCTGTTAGCAGGAGAGGTGGCAACCCGCCAGATCCGAAGCTTGCGCATCGAAGATCTACTGGGGCGAAAAGCCATTGATCTGAACAACCCGTCCATTGCGGCAGAGATGAAGGATCAAATTGTATTGGTAACGGGCGGTGCGGGTTCAATTGGCGGTGAACTGGTGCGCCAGCTTGCACATACGGATCTCAAACAGCTGATCGTGGTAGACCAGGCAGAATCTTCGCTATATGATATTCAGCAGGAGCTGAACGCGTCGGCAAATTTTGATCGGTGCCTGTTTATGGTAGGTAATGTCAGGGATGCGCTATTTATGGAAACTTTGTTCCAGGTTTACGGACCGACTTACGTCTTTCATGCTGCAGCATATAAGCATGTTCCGCTGATGGAGGCCAATCCTTACGAATCAATTTTAACGAATGTATGGGGGTCTTATAATGTGGCACAATTGGCGGACAAGTATGGGGTATCTAAATTTGTGATGGTGTCTACGGATAAAGCCGTGAATCCGACAAATGTGATGGGAGCAACAAAACGTGTCGCTGAAATTGCGATATCCACCGTCAATAGCAACTCCAAAACGAACTTTATCGTGACGCGCTTTGGCAATGTATTGGGTTCTAATGGTTCGGTCATCCCGCTATTTGAAAAGCAGATGCTCAAAGGAGGGCCACTCACCATTACCGATCCAAATATTACCCGTTATTTTATGACCATACCCGAAGCCTGTCAATTGGTGCAGGAGGCCGCAGTAATGGGTAAAGGTGGGGAAATATTTGTTTTTGATATGGGTGAGCCGGTCAAGATCATAGATCTCGCCAAACAGATGATTCGTTTAAAGGGCTACAACTACCCTGAAGATATTGATATTAAGTTCGTCGGTCTGCGCCCGGGAGAGAAAATTTTTGAGGAGCTGCTGGCGAATGGCGAAAACACCGAGAAGACCTATCACGAAAAGATCATGATAGCAAAGGTGAATACACCCGATTTGGATGTGCAAAAGGCGAGAATAGAGCAATTGTGTGCGTTGGCAAAAACCGCCGATCCGAACACCGATAAAATGAAATTGGTGCAGCTGGTGAAAGATATCGTGCCGGAATACCGTTCTCAGAATTCTGTTTTTGAAACGCTGGACAAATAG